TTTGAACCTAGTTTTGCTACTAATATACCTCCAAGCAACATTCCAAACATAAGCCCCATACCAGTAAGACTTAATCCTGCTGCGCCAGATTTTAATACTTCATCTACGTATACTGGTCTAAGCACATTAAATGGTACAAATGCAAAATTTATAAATGCAGCTGCCATGACAAAATACATGAGCACTTTTCTCCCCTTGACATAAATAGCTCCTTCTTTCATCAATTGCTTGGTCTTATTAAAATCCAATTTCACATCTTTATTTATTTTTTCATTTAATTTTATTATAGAAACCAATAATCCAGATGCAAAAAACGTTGCAGCATCTACCCATATAGCTCCTGATATATCAATAAACGATATTATCATTCCAGCCGCACCTAATCCACCAAGTGTCCCTATTGTCTGAATTGTAGAGCTCATCCCCCTAGCAGAAACTATGTCTTCCTTGTCAACTAAGAGTGGAAACAATGCACCCCTTGAAGGTTCTGAAAACGATTCAAACGTCGAATTTAAAAGTGTAAATACTATCAAATGCCAAACTTCTAGTACTTGAAAATAGTAAGCTAGACCCAAACAGACTGCTAATATTCCTCTTCCAAAATCACCTAAAACAACTGTTTTTTTCTTAGGAAATACATCCGCCACTACTCCACCTATAGGTGTCATTATCAAATTTGGGACATAGCTAAGTGCAAATAGTGTTCCCATCAATAATTTCGATCCAGTAAGCACATATACTAGCCAGCTTATCGCAATACTATCTATTGCATCACCAAATCTGCTTATCAGTGTCGCTCCTAAAACCTTTTTGAAATTCCAATTTTTCTTTAACCCTATTCTCCCTGACATAAACAACCCCCATTAAATTATTTTTATCGTTATAAATATTTTAACGTTAGGGTATAAGTTTGTCAAGTGATATTTTTCATTTCCGTAACAAATTATGGTGTTTCTGCTTATTTTTTATTTCGATACGTTTACGTATTTGAGTATTTCAGCTGGAGTCTCAATTCTTGTATATGATTCATCTTGCATATCTCCAGCTCCCCAACCAGCTAATAAAAAATCTACACCTGCAGCTTTAGCACATTTAGCATCTGTGTGGGTATCTCCGATATATACAGATTCTTCTTTTCTTATTCCTGTTGCTCTAAAAAATAGCTCAAGTGGCTCCGGGTGTGGCTTATGATGATCTGTATCATCTGCACATATTATTGCTTCAAAATAGTTATCAGGCCATGCTCTGTCAAAATCAGCTACCAATTCATCATGCACTCTCGATGTAACCACTCCTAGCAATACATTATTCTCTCTAAGGCTTTCTATGGTTTCTGACATACCATCAAATGGAATAAGTTCATCTAAATGATTTATAAGTATCGCATTGAAGTCATTAGTTGCTTCGTCCATATCTTCAAAACCTAAGGCTATAAATGAATCTTCTCCAGTCATAGTCATAGTGAATTTTAAATCTTCGATCTCATAGTGTTTGTTTTTCTTCGTTTTCATAAGTTCTTGATATGTTCTAAGTATCACGGACTCTGTGTCTATAAGTGTTCCATCAACATCAAATATAATGCATTTGTACATTTATTTCTCCCCTTTGCTAAAAGAAAGAGATGATTTAACATCTCTTTCTTTACTTACTTTTTGTATTAATAATTTGTTTTAAATATCACTTCTAATTTAGTATCTCTGATTTTTATGCCAGTTCCAAGCTGTTTGTATCATTTTCTCTACATTTTCATATTTAGGTTTCCATCCCAATTCATTTCTTGCTTTATCTGAGGAAGCAATAAGTGTCGCTGGATCTCCAGCTCTTCTCGGCGCAAGCTCTGCTGGTATCGGATGACCTGTAACTTTTCTAGCAGCTTCTATCATTTCTTTTACGCTAAAACCTTCTCCGCTACCTAGATTGTAGACATCGCTCTTTCCTCCATCTCTAAGCTTACCAAGTGCTAATTTGTGAGCTTTTACCAAATCCATTACATGAATATAGTCTCTAACACAACTGCCATCTCTAGTTTCATAATCATCGCCAAAAATATATATTTTCTCTCTCTTTCCAAGTGGAACTTGTAGTATAAGTGGTATGAGATGTGTTTCAGGACTGTGACTTTCTCCTATTTCTCCACTAGCATCTGCACCAGCAACATTGAAATATCTGAGTGCAATATATCTTATATCATGTGCTATTTCAAGTCGTTTAAACATTTTTTCCATTGCAAGTTTTGTCTCTCCATACGTATTTGTAGGTTCTGTTTGGTCAGTCTCCTTTATCGGAATGTTTTTTGGCTCTCCATAAACCGCCGCCGTAGATGAGAATACTATTTTTTTTACATTGTGATTTACCATAGCTCTCAATAGGCACATTGTACCATAGACATTGTTTTCATAGTAGTCTATAGGTTCTTTTACACTTTGTGGCACTATAGAATAAGCAGCAAAGTGAATTACAGATTCTATATCATTTTCCGAAAATATCTTATCTAGAAATTTTTCATCTCTAAGATCTCCTTTGCAAAATTTAACTCCCTCCGGAATTGATTCTACATGTCCATTTACTAAATTATCTATTACAATTACATCTTCGTCACTATTATTTAGCAATCTAACCATATGACTGCCTATATATCCTGCTCCACCACATACTAAAATCATAAATTCGCCTCCTAGTCATTTACTATTTATACTTATATAGTACATGTTTGACGTTAAAATATGATTAAACTACGATGAATTTTGAAATAAAATTTTTCCGTATTTTATGATTTAGAGCAAAAAAAAGGAACTCGCCGCACAAGGTCGTTGGTTCCTATTTGTTTTCTAATCCTATAACTTAGCTATTTGATTTGATTTCAATAGAATCTTGCAAAGTAAATAATATAAAAATTCTATATTTCTTTCTTTTTCATCTGGATATAAATCTGCATTCATATTTACTACTACTGCTAATGCATCTCCTAATCTAGTATCTTCCATCAAAATATGATCATCTAGACCTGCATGTATGTTTTTAAATAAAACATCTGCCAATCTTTTTTGTACTTTTTTAAAGAAATCCCTATGGTTTTTGAAGTCTTTTTCTCTGGTAACTACCTTGCCCATACCTTTTCTCTTCTCAATTTCCCCATAATATACTTCGACAAATTTCTTAATATTTTCTCGAGCTGAATACTTCGGACTCAAGTTTTGACTAACTTTAAGAATCGTATCTTCCCAGCTACTTTCAAGAACACTTAAAAATAATTCTTTTTTGTTTGGATAGTAGTTGTAAAGGGTTCCGACGCCGATTCCTGCTTTTTGAGCAATTGACTTCATGTCTACCCCTCTATAACCTTCTGTTCCAAATAGCTCAAAAGCAGCATTAAAGATTTTTTGTTCAATATTTTTTATAATCTTTGGCATACTAGCACTCCTTTTATGTTTTTTCTCGCTGTTTAGCGATCACAAATTCATAATAACAAAGATAAAACGCGATGTCAATCCATTTCATTATATTTTAAAATTATTTTACTCTTTATTAACACTTTTTAACATTTGAATGTAAAATAGTTTTGTTGTAAACTAATAGCATAACTTGTAAATTTCATCCATACGATGACTTTGAAAGGAGCTTTTTTATGAATTCATCCGACAAAAGACAAATGATTTTAAGTGGAAATATGAACAAAGTTCTACTTACATTAGCCGCCCCAATAATGCTAAATAACCTCATACAAACTATATACAATTTGACAGATACTTGGTTCGTAGGTCAAATAGATGAGATATATGTAGGAGCTATAACACTTGTATGGCCTGTAATATTTTTTGTAATGGCTCTAGGGCTCGGTATAGCAGCTGGAGGTTCTACTCTAATTTCTCAATATATAGGATCTGAAGATTATGATAAAGCAACTAAAATATCTGGTCAAATGATATTTTTTTCAATTGTTTTTTCTATTATATTTGGTATTCTTGGATATTTATTAGCCCCAACTTTAGTTAGTTTATTTGGAGCTGAAGACAAGATTTATCATGCTTCAACTACGTTTTTGAAAATAATATTAGCTGGTATGCCCACTATGTTTTTGATGTTTTCATATAACTCTATACGACAGGGGTTTGGCGATACCTTTAAGCCCATGATTATAGGAGGGCTTTCCGTTGGGCTAAATATACTGCTTGACCCTATTTTTATATTTGTATTTAATCTTGGAATTGCAGGGGCTGCATATGCAACAGTTCTTGCAAGAGGTATATTTGCTATATATGCTATTTCAACTCTTTTCAAATCAACATCAGAACATAAGCTTCACATAAATGATTTGAGACCCGATAGGATTTTATTAAAAGAAATACTAAGAATTGGATTGCCATCTTCTATAGGTCAATCTACTGCGGCACTTGGTTTCTCAGTACTTAATTTCTTCATAATATCATATGGTGATAGTACTATAACAGCTTTTGGTATAGGAAATAGAATAAATTCACTAGTGCTAATGCCTGCGATGGGAATTGGCAATGCTTTAATTCCTATAATCGGTCAGAATCTAGGAGCCGACAATCTACCTAGAGCAAAGGAAGCCATAAAGCAAAGTGCTATTCTCTCTACTGTTTTTTTAGTAATTGGTGGATGTACAATCTTTTTATTGTCAGAGAGTATAGTTAGGCAATTCGCAGAAAGTCAGCACATTGTTGATCTTTCCACAAATTATTTGCATTGGATATCTGCCGGACTTCCTTTGATGGGTTTTTTCCAAATTCTAATAGGAGTATTTCAAGGTTCTGGTCATACAAAATCAGCAATGATTATAACTATGGGCAGATTGTGGCTAGTTAGAATTCCTCTTATAATATTATTTAAGACATTTACTGCTTGGGAATCAAATGGAGTTTGGTACGCTATGGTTTTAAGCAATGCGATAATTTGCATCGTTGGTTTTTCTATATTTAAAACTGGCAGATGGCAGAAAAAAATAATTTAATCCACTACTAGGTCAAAGCCATAGTGGCTCTACGCTTTCAAATTGCAAAAAAGTTTCTGCAATGCTTTGCTCTGATAATTTTCAATAAAAAATATGCCTAGCGTTTTAAGTTACCCCTCAAAATTTTTATTTTGGAGATAATTTAAATAGCAACTAGGCATATTTTTACACTTTTAATTTTTATTGATACGTTCTTCTTTTTTCTTCCTATCTTTTTCAATTTCTTTTTTTCTATCATTTATGTTTTTAAGCTCTTTTAATGATTCTGCTTCGACTTTAGTTTGCTTCATCTCGACTTCTTCTGCCTTCTCTATCTTCGATTCGTCAAAATATCTACCGACCTTTGCTTCTGCTCTATAAATTTTAGCGCTATGCTTCATACCATGTCCTAGTGCCATTTTTTTAGCAGCACTTTGATATGCTCCCATATTTTGAATCATATCTTCCATTTCTATTTCAGAAACCTCCTCTTTTGAATCGGCTTTTTCAATCTGTCTTTCGCGAGCTTTTTTCTTTATCTTTTCTTCTTCTTGTTTTATCTTCTGACGGTGCTGCTCTTCCATTCGCAAATCCAACAATTTTATCTGACTTTTCAAATTTTTAATGAGTTCTTGCTTTATTTCAGTTGGCGAGTCACCTTCTTGTATCTTTGTAATCCGCTCCTCTAATTTTTGTTTTAGTGCCATCAAGCTTTCCTGTGGACTTTTTTTGAATATCTCTCTTCCAAATTTGTGATTACTAAACTTTTTGTCTAGATTAAATTTAGTAACTGGTTTACTATTTGCACTTGCTAAATGAAATTTTATCTCCGCCATAGAATTCTCCCCCTAGTCTTATTGCATCTCCCTCATGACTTGAAGGATGACGCTATCTGTAATTCTCATTCCTTTATCAGATACTATTCCTAGATTTCTTATAGTTTCTTCTACTGTTTCTCCGACTATCCCATTGTGCATAGGTACTATACTTCCCTCTAGTGCGAGTAAGGCTGATTGAACTGCTGCCGAAGCAGATGTAGCCAACTTCAACGCACATCCAACTTTTGCTCCATCGCAAACCATACCGCTAGTATTCGCTAGCATATTGTTTATTACTCCATCAATTTGATC
Above is a genomic segment from Tissierellales bacterium containing:
- a CDS encoding TetR/AcrR family transcriptional regulator, which produces MPKIIKNIEQKIFNAAFELFGTEGYRGVDMKSIAQKAGIGVGTLYNYYPNKKELFLSVLESSWEDTILKVSQNLSPKYSARENIKKFVEVYYGEIEKRKGMGKVVTREKDFKNHRDFFKKVQKRLADVLFKNIHAGLDDHILMEDTRLGDALAVVVNMNADLYPDEKERNIEFLYYLLCKILLKSNQIAKL
- a CDS encoding MFS transporter yields the protein MSGRIGLKKNWNFKKVLGATLISRFGDAIDSIAISWLVYVLTGSKLLMGTLFALSYVPNLIMTPIGGVVADVFPKKKTVVLGDFGRGILAVCLGLAYYFQVLEVWHLIVFTLLNSTFESFSEPSRGALFPLLVDKEDIVSARGMSSTIQTIGTLGGLGAAGMIISFIDISGAIWVDAATFFASGLLVSIIKLNEKINKDVKLDFNKTKQLMKEGAIYVKGRKVLMYFVMAAAFINFAFVPFNVLRPVYVDEVLKSGAAGLSLTGMGLMFGMLLGGILVAKLGSKLKIVQTIGLGIFFVGLAYAALAIPNFVEFSPNIALYFAIGDCLLFGLCIPFIQAPLSGYLMKTTDPDKMGRVMSILNLINLSTVPIGGFLVGALGEYFSVSTLFMIMGLMSTLGAVLFIVNPTIKKEFKEDEIKQSA
- a CDS encoding HAD family hydrolase, translated to MYKCIIFDVDGTLIDTESVILRTYQELMKTKKNKHYEIEDLKFTMTMTGEDSFIALGFEDMDEATNDFNAILINHLDELIPFDGMSETIESLRENNVLLGVVTSRVHDELVADFDRAWPDNYFEAIICADDTDHHKPHPEPLELFFRATGIRKEESVYIGDTHTDAKCAKAAGVDFLLAGWGAGDMQDESYTRIETPAEILKYVNVSK
- the galE gene encoding UDP-glucose 4-epimerase GalE, translating into MILVCGGAGYIGSHMVRLLNNSDEDVIVIDNLVNGHVESIPEGVKFCKGDLRDEKFLDKIFSENDIESVIHFAAYSIVPQSVKEPIDYYENNVYGTMCLLRAMVNHNVKKIVFSSTAAVYGEPKNIPIKETDQTEPTNTYGETKLAMEKMFKRLEIAHDIRYIALRYFNVAGADASGEIGESHSPETHLIPLILQVPLGKREKIYIFGDDYETRDGSCVRDYIHVMDLVKAHKLALGKLRDGGKSDVYNLGSGEGFSVKEMIEAARKVTGHPIPAELAPRRAGDPATLIASSDKARNELGWKPKYENVEKMIQTAWNWHKNQRY
- a CDS encoding MATE family efflux transporter, whose translation is MNSSDKRQMILSGNMNKVLLTLAAPIMLNNLIQTIYNLTDTWFVGQIDEIYVGAITLVWPVIFFVMALGLGIAAGGSTLISQYIGSEDYDKATKISGQMIFFSIVFSIIFGILGYLLAPTLVSLFGAEDKIYHASTTFLKIILAGMPTMFLMFSYNSIRQGFGDTFKPMIIGGLSVGLNILLDPIFIFVFNLGIAGAAYATVLARGIFAIYAISTLFKSTSEHKLHINDLRPDRILLKEILRIGLPSSIGQSTAALGFSVLNFFIISYGDSTITAFGIGNRINSLVLMPAMGIGNALIPIIGQNLGADNLPRAKEAIKQSAILSTVFLVIGGCTIFLLSESIVRQFAESQHIVDLSTNYLHWISAGLPLMGFFQILIGVFQGSGHTKSAMIITMGRLWLVRIPLIILFKTFTAWESNGVWYAMVLSNAIICIVGFSIFKTGRWQKKII